Proteins from one Telopea speciosissima isolate NSW1024214 ecotype Mountain lineage chromosome 1, Tspe_v1, whole genome shotgun sequence genomic window:
- the LOC122642175 gene encoding uncharacterized protein At2g27730, mitochondrial-like, translating to MAMRSVVKRVSLNRMMEGVRKVPRYFSDGKGRVLSEEERAAENVYIQKMEREKKEKMKLKAEKEKAASDKEKSEKKTEEGTHKG from the exons ATGGCGATGAGATCTGTCGTGAAGCGTGTTTCTTTGAATCGTATGATGGAAGGAGTTCGCAAGGTTCCTCGTTACTTCAGTGATGGCAAGGGTAGGGTCTTGAGCGAGGAAGAAAGAGCAGCTGAGAACGTCTACATACAG aaaatggagagggagaagaaggagaaaatgaAGCTCAAGGCGGAGAAAGAAAAAGCAGCTTCAGACAAGGAGAAATCGGAGAAG AAAACTGAAGAAGGCACCCACAAAGGCTGA